One genomic window of Onychomys torridus chromosome 19, mOncTor1.1, whole genome shotgun sequence includes the following:
- the Slc35d3 gene encoding solute carrier family 35 member D3, with protein sequence MRQLCRGRVLGISVAIAHGVFSGSLNILLKFLISRYQFSFLTLVQCLTSSTAALSLELLRRLGLIAVPPFGLSLARSFAGVAVLSTLQSSLTLWSLRGLSLPMYVVFKRCLPLVTMLIGVLVLKNGAPSPGVLAAVLITTCGAALAGAGDLTGDPIGYVTGVLAVLVHAAYLVLIQKASADTEHGPLTAQYVIAVSATPLLVLCSFASTDSIHAWTFPGWKDPIMVSIFVACILIGCAMNFTTLHCTYINSAVTTSFVGVVKSIATITVGMVAFSDVEPTSLFIAGVVVNTLGSIIYCVAKFVETRRQSNYEDLESQAVGEEPAPSGDQLPFAMEELPAAEGGRSGSEGAEGAGGSLQQGGQEARGSLRGVSRIAEHADEGGRRSFKDAYLEVWRLVRGTKYMKKDYLIENEELPSP encoded by the exons ATGCGGCAGCTGTGCCGGGGCCGCGTGCTGGGCATCTCGGTGGCGATCGCGCACGGGGTCTTCTCCGGCTCGCTCAACATCCTGCTCAAGTTCCTCATCAGCCGCTACCAGTTCTCCTTCCTGACCCTGGTGCAGTGCCTGACCAGCTCCACCGCGGCGCTGAGCCTGGAGCTGCTGCGGCGCCTGGGGCTCATCGCCGTGCCCCCCTTCGGCCTGAGCCTGGCTCGCTCCTTCGCGGGGGTCGCGGTGCTCTCCACGCTGCAGTCCAGCCTCACCCTCTGGTCGCTGCGCGGCCTCAGCCTGCCCATGTACGTAGTCTTCAAGCGCTGCCTGCCCCTGGTCACCATGCTCATCGGCGTGCTGGTGCTCAAGAACGGCGCGCCCTCGCCGGGGGTGCTGGCGGCCGTGCTCATCACCACCTGCGGCGCCGCCCTGGCAG GAGCTGGAGACCTGACAGGCGACCCCATTGGGTACGTAACGGGCGTGCTGGCGGTGTTGGTGCACGCTGCCTACCTGGTGCTGATCCAGAAGGCCAGCGCAGACACGGAGCACGGGCCTCTCACGGCCCAGTATGTCATCGCCGTCTCCGCCACCCCTCTGCTGGTCCTCTGCTCATTCGCCAGCACCGACTCCATCCACGCCTGGACCTTCCCGGGCTGGAAGGACCCGATCATGGTTTCCATCTTCGTGGCCTGTATCCTGATCGGCTGTGCCATGAACTTCACCACACTGCACTGCACCTACATCAACTCGGCGGTGACCACCAGCTTCGTGGGCGTGGTAAAGAGCATAGCCACTATCACCGTGGGCATGGTGGCCTTCAGCGACGTGGAGCCCACCTCTCTGTTCATTGCCGGAGTCGTGGTGAACACCCTGGGCTCCATCATTTACTGCGTGGCCAAATTCGTGGAGACCAGAAGGCAGAGCAACTATGAGGATCTGGAATCGCAGGCAGTGGGAGAGGAACCAGCGCCAAGTGGGGACCAGCTGCCGTTCGCTATGGAGGAGCTGCCCGCCGCCGAGGGTGGAAGGAGCGGGTCTGAGGGTGCCGAAGGGGCAGGTGGCTCCCTGCAGCAAGGTGGGCAAGAGGCAAGGGGCAGCCTCAGAGGGGTCTCAAGAATAGCAGAGCATGCTGATGAAGGGGGTAGGAGGTCCTTCAAGGATGCTTACTTGGAGGTGTGGAGATTAGTTAGGGGAACTAAGTACATGAAGAAGGATTATTTGATAGAAAACGAGGAGTTACCTAGTCCTTGA